Proteins from one Halovivax limisalsi genomic window:
- a CDS encoding LOG family protein produces the protein MRVSVIGGGEITDEESVLAESVGREIATRGHDVVCGGLGGTMWAVCRGAAAGGGRTIGILPTGSVDDANPHVDVPIATGMGHARNALVPLNGDAVIALAGSAGTLSEIGFASVYEKPIVGLGAVEVPALDLAEADDPADALDILEDAVAE, from the coding sequence ATGCGCGTGAGCGTCATCGGCGGGGGCGAGATCACCGACGAGGAGTCGGTGCTCGCGGAATCGGTCGGCCGGGAGATCGCGACGCGCGGCCACGACGTCGTCTGCGGCGGGCTCGGCGGCACGATGTGGGCGGTCTGTCGCGGCGCCGCGGCCGGCGGCGGCCGGACGATCGGGATCCTCCCGACCGGGTCGGTCGACGACGCCAACCCACACGTCGACGTTCCGATCGCCACCGGGATGGGCCACGCCCGTAACGCCCTCGTCCCGCTGAACGGCGACGCCGTGATCGCCCTGGCCGGCAGCGCCGGCACGCTCTCGGAAATCGGCTTCGCCTCCGTCTACGAGAAACCGATCGTCGGACTCGGCGCCGTCGAGGTTCCCGCGCTCGACCTGGCGGAGGCCGACGACCCGGCCGACGCGCTCGACATCCTCGAGGACGCCGTGGCGGAGTGA
- a CDS encoding NUDIX hydrolase codes for MSDIQCKVLGLVRRDDEYLVQHLTDPGASGFYRPIGGGVEFGESSDEALAREFREELGIDLEVGQPVGTIENRFTWNGDADHEFVICRNATFVDDALYDRERFDGIDDGGRIEYEATWRTLDDLADGPEPLYPEGLEGLLRGHLGDGVGHVDDR; via the coding sequence ATGAGCGACATCCAGTGCAAAGTTCTCGGACTCGTCCGGCGCGACGACGAATACCTGGTCCAGCACCTCACGGACCCGGGCGCGAGCGGGTTCTACAGACCGATCGGCGGCGGCGTCGAGTTCGGCGAATCGAGCGACGAGGCGCTGGCACGAGAGTTTCGCGAGGAACTCGGCATCGACCTCGAGGTCGGCCAGCCCGTCGGCACGATCGAGAACCGGTTCACCTGGAACGGCGACGCCGACCACGAGTTCGTCATCTGCCGGAACGCGACGTTCGTCGACGACGCGCTGTACGATCGCGAGCGCTTCGACGGGATCGACGACGGCGGACGGATCGAGTACGAGGCGACGTGGCGGACGCTCGACGACCTCGCCGACGGTCCGGAACCGCTCTATCCCGAGGGGCTGGAGGGCTTGCTTCGCGGGCATCTCGGAGACGGAGTCGGCCACGTCGACGATCGGTGA
- a CDS encoding M14 family zinc carboxypeptidase — protein sequence MFHTDDADDHALDERPCPVSRRRFLAGAAGTVGLASGSASAAATGRGRESRESAVERYKLTDELEYLYDNVGSSERIPTLVSAFDDRVLSELTDFGTDVQTTGGPGAAMYARLTTGEIDEISQYFLVTRLQYAPGANPFWKHYEYPDRVFPDPQEALDYIAYEEAVAGLEHFAEEYPDRVNVKRFGNTPGLDNRRTGGHSTYDLVVAELSNDVDSITDKSVVVNSLSIHGDERSGVEAGMRLLEGVLRGEESELESWLDDIGLVFVLSNPDGWMAKHPETVSAASSSSDTFTRVNGSNLDPNRQYPTAGLIDPNKYPGEPNGEDLVNDDPSGPDDDVESQYEQYVPDVLWLVHELRKYDDVAFASDFHGMYGSNHLVNSMQGNDEYGPRDQAAIDALNERTNQAYEDEIAPLMDQYSGEISDAASQRGIYDVPSVPYEWGTTADTINYNVTGSMGGWLGKAVEMGGLGATVLSYEMAIDNAQTASPVPFNAGLVTVQAAAYQICMRELARVAAEPVDGGIETGGRSLAIVDSPTVARSSDDVAVDSATSISRDETTIDATRGRGRHRIRVDRDVHTLSIDVTEATGRIDEASLIAPDGTEVRSAPVRVREFGRGADWLITDPDPGTWEVRVRGGNGRARGEDGRDRAEGGRTRDEAASADLRVSTIEARGRPDPGIMDYDQRAYDVTPVTFLEEYGDAMVDGSAATLSVSDVESGSLVSGGQPAYDQLVLVHDDGVNSGAYVSAIETYVDAGGELVLTDAGLSLLGPLDVEGASSIGSSDVDRSTRQFAMLGSTSNHELVNHVSSLESELWTGPTIGYTTSNESPVHTVSQNAFTSAGGDVAATTGGGVIVGELGSITVIGSLLPPANQSNMHPFGMENYGITALGMRILRAALGHDQRR from the coding sequence ATGTTTCACACTGACGACGCGGACGACCACGCTCTCGACGAGCGGCCCTGTCCAGTGAGTCGGCGCCGGTTCCTGGCGGGCGCCGCCGGCACGGTCGGACTGGCGAGCGGATCGGCGAGCGCGGCCGCGACGGGACGCGGCCGCGAATCGCGTGAGTCGGCCGTCGAGCGCTACAAACTGACGGACGAACTCGAGTACCTCTACGACAACGTCGGGTCGAGCGAGCGCATCCCGACGCTGGTCAGCGCCTTCGACGACCGCGTCCTCTCGGAACTGACAGACTTCGGGACGGACGTGCAAACGACCGGCGGCCCCGGTGCGGCCATGTACGCCCGGTTGACGACGGGCGAGATCGACGAGATCTCCCAGTACTTCCTCGTCACGCGCCTGCAGTACGCGCCCGGCGCGAACCCGTTCTGGAAGCACTACGAGTACCCGGACCGGGTCTTCCCCGACCCGCAGGAGGCGCTCGATTACATCGCCTACGAGGAGGCCGTCGCCGGCCTCGAACACTTCGCCGAGGAGTACCCCGACCGCGTCAACGTCAAACGCTTCGGGAACACGCCGGGGCTCGATAACCGACGAACCGGCGGGCACAGCACCTACGACCTCGTGGTCGCGGAACTATCGAACGACGTCGACTCGATCACCGACAAGTCGGTCGTCGTCAACTCGCTCAGCATCCACGGCGACGAGCGAAGCGGCGTCGAAGCGGGGATGCGGCTCCTCGAGGGCGTCCTCCGCGGGGAAGAGTCCGAACTCGAATCCTGGCTCGACGACATCGGGCTGGTCTTCGTCCTGTCGAATCCCGACGGCTGGATGGCGAAGCACCCCGAGACGGTCTCGGCGGCCAGCTCCTCGAGCGATACGTTCACGCGCGTCAACGGCTCCAACCTCGACCCGAACCGGCAGTACCCCACCGCGGGGCTCATCGACCCCAACAAGTATCCCGGCGAGCCGAACGGAGAGGATCTCGTGAACGACGACCCGAGCGGCCCCGACGACGACGTCGAGAGCCAGTACGAGCAGTACGTTCCGGACGTGCTGTGGCTCGTCCACGAACTCCGAAAGTACGACGACGTCGCCTTCGCCTCGGACTTCCACGGGATGTACGGCTCGAACCACCTCGTCAACTCGATGCAGGGCAACGACGAGTACGGGCCGCGCGACCAGGCCGCGATCGACGCCCTCAACGAGCGGACGAATCAGGCCTACGAGGACGAGATCGCCCCGCTGATGGACCAGTACAGCGGCGAGATCTCCGACGCGGCCTCTCAGCGAGGCATCTACGACGTCCCCTCGGTCCCCTACGAGTGGGGAACCACCGCGGACACGATCAATTACAACGTCACCGGCAGCATGGGCGGCTGGCTCGGCAAGGCCGTCGAGATGGGCGGCCTCGGCGCGACGGTCCTCAGCTACGAGATGGCGATCGACAACGCCCAGACCGCCAGCCCCGTCCCCTTCAACGCCGGGCTCGTGACGGTCCAGGCGGCGGCCTACCAGATCTGCATGCGCGAACTCGCGCGCGTCGCGGCCGAACCCGTCGACGGCGGGATCGAGACCGGCGGGCGCTCGCTCGCGATCGTCGACAGCCCGACCGTGGCCCGCAGTTCCGACGACGTCGCCGTCGATTCGGCGACGTCGATCTCTCGCGACGAGACGACGATCGACGCGACGCGCGGTCGCGGCCGCCACCGGATCCGCGTCGATCGGGACGTCCACACGCTCTCGATCGACGTCACCGAAGCGACGGGCCGCATCGACGAGGCCTCGCTGATCGCGCCGGACGGCACCGAGGTCCGGTCCGCGCCGGTGCGCGTGCGCGAATTCGGTCGCGGCGCGGACTGGCTGATCACCGATCCCGACCCGGGGACCTGGGAGGTCCGCGTCCGCGGCGGAAACGGGCGTGCTCGCGGCGAGGACGGCCGGGATCGCGCTGAGGGCGGACGCACTCGCGACGAGGCTGCCTCCGCCGACCTTCGAGTCTCGACCATCGAGGCCAGGGGCCGGCCGGACCCTGGGATCATGGACTACGACCAGCGCGCGTACGACGTGACGCCGGTCACCTTCCTCGAGGAGTACGGCGACGCCATGGTCGACGGCTCGGCCGCGACGCTTTCCGTGAGCGACGTCGAGAGCGGCTCGCTGGTCAGCGGCGGCCAGCCCGCCTACGACCAGCTGGTGCTCGTCCACGACGACGGCGTCAACAGCGGCGCGTACGTCTCCGCGATCGAGACGTACGTCGACGCCGGCGGCGAACTCGTCCTGACCGACGCGGGCCTCTCGCTGCTGGGCCCGCTCGATGTCGAGGGTGCGAGTTCCATCGGCTCCTCGGACGTGGATCGAAGCACCCGGCAGTTCGCCATGTTGGGAAGTACGTCGAACCACGAGCTGGTGAACCACGTCAGCTCGCTCGAGAGCGAACTCTGGACGGGGCCGACGATCGGCTACACGACCAGCAACGAGTCGCCGGTCCACACCGTGAGCCAGAACGCGTTCACGTCGGCCGGCGGTGACGTGGCCGCGACGACGGGCGGCGGCGTGATCGTCGGCGAACTGGGCTCGATCACCGTCATCGGCAGCCTCCTGCCGCCAGCCAACCAGTCGAACATGCACCCCTTCGGCATGGAGAACTACGGCATCACCGCGCTTGGAATGCGGATCCTCCGGGCCGCGCTCGGTCACGACCAGCGGCGGTAG
- the mdh gene encoding malate dehydrogenase, translating to MSKVSVIGAAGTVGAAAGYNLALRDVVDELVFVDIPDQEDVTIGQAADTNHGVAYDSNTTVRQGTYADTAGSDVVVITAGIPRQPGQTRIDLAGDNAPIMEDIGSSIAEHNDDFVTVTTSNPVDLLNRHLYETGDRAREQVIGFGGRLDSARFRYVISRRFDAPVKNVEATILGEHGDAQVPVFSKVRVDGEDRAFDESEREELLSELRESAMNVIEKKGATQWGPATGVAHTVEAILRDTGEVLPCSVKLDGEFGHEDTAFGVPCKLGANGVEEIVEWDLSDHETDLLSEAAEKLETQYGKIA from the coding sequence ATGTCGAAAGTTAGCGTGATCGGTGCCGCCGGGACGGTCGGCGCCGCAGCCGGCTACAACCTGGCGCTCCGGGACGTGGTGGACGAACTCGTCTTCGTGGACATTCCTGACCAGGAGGACGTCACGATCGGACAAGCCGCGGACACCAACCACGGCGTGGCATACGACTCGAACACGACGGTCCGCCAGGGGACCTACGCGGACACCGCCGGGTCGGACGTCGTCGTCATCACGGCTGGCATCCCCCGTCAGCCGGGCCAGACCCGGATCGACCTCGCGGGCGACAACGCCCCGATCATGGAGGATATCGGATCCTCGATCGCCGAGCACAACGACGACTTCGTCACCGTCACGACCTCGAACCCGGTCGACCTCCTGAACCGCCACCTCTACGAGACCGGCGACCGGGCCCGCGAGCAGGTGATCGGCTTCGGCGGCCGCCTGGACTCCGCGCGCTTCCGGTACGTCATCTCCCGGCGCTTCGACGCGCCCGTCAAGAACGTCGAGGCGACCATCCTCGGCGAGCACGGCGACGCCCAGGTCCCCGTCTTCTCGAAGGTCCGCGTCGACGGCGAGGACCGCGCGTTCGACGAATCCGAACGGGAGGAACTGCTCTCGGAACTCCGGGAGAGTGCGATGAACGTCATCGAGAAGAAGGGCGCGACCCAGTGGGGGCCGGCGACCGGCGTCGCCCACACCGTCGAGGCCATCCTCCGCGACACGGGGGAAGTCCTGCCGTGCAGCGTGAAACTCGACGGGGAGTTCGGCCACGAGGACACCGCGTTCGGCGTCCCCTGCAAACTCGGCGCGAACGGCGTCGAGGAGATCGTCGAGTGGGACCTCTCCGACCACGAGACGGACCTGCTGTCGGAAGCGGCCGAGAAGCTCGAAACGCAGTACGGGAAGATCGCGTAG
- a CDS encoding poly-gamma-glutamate hydrolase family protein, with the protein MSYHATDRSAVTTDRRLARRTVLATGAAILGVGAPSASIAASDGPEQTNKASSAGSCDSELDRWDRPVVRTDADWDTTVSDARYCSLPCALTESTPLRIGQQIRLSGGGPNGYETAAFTVADHRDDGAVGLTDGGLSRMDLADGDGVTIGARPVHPSYASRNAARLNEEYAEYLVGDVAATSVLAMAPHGGHIELGTDFQAERVAETTGGLGWVAAGFYDGAGTYNRWHVPSIDVEIDSFPALSGLAGGTYDWTVAFHGLADDAIIVGGTASEVDRQTVADAITARLPNTPVELGSDSTTGYDGSSPINVLNRIGQTGRTLQLEQPKSVRVNDWHAVADGVADAIGELSA; encoded by the coding sequence ATGTCATACCATGCCACTGATCGATCGGCCGTCACGACCGACCGACGCCTCGCGCGTCGAACCGTACTGGCCACCGGCGCCGCGATACTCGGCGTCGGCGCGCCGAGCGCGTCGATCGCCGCGAGCGATGGACCGGAGCAGACGAACAAGGCTTCGTCGGCGGGTTCGTGTGACTCGGAGCTGGATCGCTGGGACCGACCCGTCGTCCGGACTGACGCCGATTGGGACACGACCGTCTCGGACGCCCGATACTGTTCGCTCCCGTGTGCGCTGACGGAGTCGACGCCCCTCCGGATCGGCCAGCAGATTCGACTCTCCGGCGGCGGGCCGAACGGCTACGAGACGGCGGCGTTCACCGTCGCCGATCACCGCGACGACGGCGCAGTCGGCCTCACCGACGGTGGGCTGAGCCGGATGGATCTCGCCGACGGCGACGGCGTCACGATCGGGGCGAGACCGGTCCACCCGTCCTACGCGTCGCGAAACGCGGCCAGACTCAACGAAGAGTACGCGGAGTACCTCGTCGGCGACGTGGCGGCGACGTCCGTCCTCGCGATGGCACCCCACGGCGGCCACATCGAGCTCGGGACCGATTTCCAGGCCGAGCGCGTCGCCGAGACGACGGGCGGGCTGGGGTGGGTCGCCGCCGGGTTCTACGACGGTGCCGGGACGTACAACCGGTGGCACGTTCCCTCCATCGACGTCGAGATCGACTCGTTTCCCGCGCTCTCGGGACTCGCCGGGGGAACCTACGACTGGACCGTTGCCTTCCACGGCCTCGCCGACGACGCCATCATCGTCGGCGGGACCGCGAGCGAAGTCGACCGTCAGACGGTCGCGGACGCGATCACCGCGCGGCTGCCGAACACGCCGGTCGAACTCGGGTCCGATTCGACGACCGGATACGACGGCTCGTCGCCGATCAACGTCCTCAATCGGATCGGCCAGACGGGCCGCACCCTCCAGCTCGAACAGCCCAAATCGGTCAGAGTGAACGACTGGCACGCCGTCGCGGATGGCGTCGCCGACGCGATCGGCGAGTTGTCGGCTTGA
- a CDS encoding ferredoxin, giving the protein MRIAFDEDVCIGMYQCVAAWDEFEKDTDRGKAVLRESTEVEDGVFEREVPPDAELDAKFAARACPVDAITVYDADGEQLIP; this is encoded by the coding sequence ATGCGAATCGCGTTCGACGAGGACGTCTGTATCGGGATGTACCAGTGCGTTGCGGCGTGGGACGAGTTCGAGAAGGACACCGACCGCGGCAAAGCCGTCCTCCGCGAATCGACCGAGGTCGAGGACGGCGTCTTCGAACGCGAGGTCCCCCCGGACGCCGAGCTCGACGCCAAATTCGCCGCCCGCGCCTGCCCCGTCGACGCGATCACGGTGTACGATGCCGACGGCGAACAGCTGATTCCCTGA